The following are encoded together in the Balneola sp. genome:
- a CDS encoding electron transporter RnfE, producing the protein MHWFNGFGGGWMMIFWWILIIAVIVVLVKWAATSTGGWPGNGNNRLNKSALDILEERYARGEIGKEEYEEKKKDLMR; encoded by the coding sequence ATGCATTGGTTTAACGGATTCGGAGGTGGTTGGATGATGATTTTCTGGTGGATATTGATAATCGCCGTAATTGTGGTACTGGTGAAATGGGCCGCCACATCAACCGGCGGCTGGCCCGGCAACGGCAATAACAGGCTAAACAAGAGCGCCTTAGACATCCTGGAAGAACGATATGCCCGGGGTGAAATCGGCAAGGAAGAGTACGAAGAGAAAAAAAAGGATCTGATGCGTTAG
- a CDS encoding thioredoxin family protein produces the protein MKVLILATKDCNHRPQLEMRLKKMDIPYTVKYVEEHPELAARFNIRSSPNMIVDGEVVFRGEREQSLPTKQELKMLFSLKLFDQGKKNLPPKTALSNDI, from the coding sequence ATGAAAGTACTTATTTTAGCAACCAAAGACTGCAATCATCGCCCTCAATTAGAAATGAGATTGAAGAAAATGGATATACCTTATACAGTAAAGTATGTTGAAGAACATCCTGAACTGGCTGCCCGTTTCAATATACGTTCTTCACCAAACATGATCGTTGATGGAGAAGTTGTATTTCGAGGCGAGCGCGAACAATCTCTTCCCACTAAGCAAGAACTTAAAATGCTCTTCTCTCTGAAATTATTTGATCAGGGCAAAAAAAATCTGCCCCCAAAGACAGCTTTGAGTAATGACATATAA
- a CDS encoding GntR family transcriptional regulator: MDIQEGIPLHKQISDWLRNQVNDGSLKKNEKLPSENELSDFFNVSRVTVRRALQTLENEQLIYRCQGVGSFVSDNRTHQSFTELKDFEEELSGAGLQASSKVISFKQEKVTPEICSYLGVKENAIVVKLERVRLGNGQPIAYDITWLPVFYGQLIDGYDLQETTLFKILENEFEIPVDNGCYRLEAAVADASLASQLEIEKHTPVLLINRISYTFGNKPVYFQKRYYRNDRMIFEIRTERRNSDVKKQNLTAVSKLHSSVNI; the protein is encoded by the coding sequence ATGGACATACAAGAAGGCATCCCTCTTCACAAACAGATTAGCGATTGGCTGCGTAATCAGGTCAATGATGGCTCGCTCAAAAAAAACGAAAAGCTACCCTCCGAGAATGAGCTGAGTGATTTTTTCAATGTCAGCCGGGTTACGGTGAGGCGGGCCCTGCAGACGTTAGAGAATGAGCAGCTTATTTACCGCTGCCAAGGGGTTGGTTCGTTTGTGAGTGATAATCGGACACACCAGTCGTTTACCGAACTAAAGGATTTCGAGGAAGAGTTATCCGGAGCCGGGTTGCAAGCATCCTCTAAAGTAATCTCTTTTAAGCAAGAGAAAGTGACCCCGGAGATCTGCTCATATCTGGGTGTTAAAGAAAACGCTATCGTGGTTAAACTTGAACGTGTTCGGCTCGGGAACGGACAGCCCATCGCTTATGACATCACCTGGCTTCCCGTATTCTACGGGCAGCTTATAGATGGATATGACTTACAAGAGACGACCCTATTCAAAATATTAGAAAACGAATTTGAAATTCCGGTCGATAATGGATGCTATCGGCTGGAAGCTGCGGTTGCCGATGCATCACTAGCTTCTCAACTGGAGATAGAAAAACATACTCCCGTACTTTTGATCAACAGAATATCCTATACTTTTGGGAATAAACCGGTTTACTTTCAAAAACGGTATTATAGGAACGATCGAATGATTTTTGAGATCCGCACTGAGAGGAGAAACTCCGATGTTAAGAAACAAAACCTTACCGCTGTAAGTAAGCTTCACTCATCTGTGAATATCTAA
- a CDS encoding sulfurtransferase yields the protein MQMIPRYISDTKGLVTVDVTWGEIQPIQAAEGVQTIGECEIIEHLEKGLPVVDVRAPGTRHGVGIPGTSAIPLSDIVDRMDELDRSKPTVFFCNGPQCPQSQKAINMLLEAGYPAEKIWYYRGGMHDWITLGLPVTENGE from the coding sequence ATGCAAATGATTCCCCGGTATATTTCGGATACTAAGGGATTGGTAACGGTAGATGTTACGTGGGGAGAAATTCAACCGATTCAGGCCGCCGAAGGAGTACAAACCATCGGTGAATGTGAGATAATCGAGCATCTTGAAAAGGGACTACCGGTGGTTGACGTACGGGCTCCCGGTACGCGTCATGGAGTGGGTATCCCCGGAACATCTGCCATTCCCCTTTCAGATATCGTGGACCGTATGGATGAGCTGGACCGGTCAAAGCCGACTGTTTTCTTCTGCAACGGGCCGCAGTGCCCGCAGTCGCAAAAGGCGATCAATATGCTGCTTGAGGCAGGGTATCCCGCCGAAAAAATATGGTATTACCGCGGCGGCATGCACGACTGGATCACCCTGGGACTGCCAGTTACCGAAAATGGGGAATGA